In Acinetobacter sp. TGL-Y2, a genomic segment contains:
- a CDS encoding M48 family metallopeptidase — MKQAISITYYDGLISKPHQASLSALDHEHILVEYEQDGVVKRHQYHADQMTLFGTIGQRNPAIELENDARIELHSQTLPKWLPIDHKSFHHKVWRLERTPSLIIFSVVFVLALGFALIKWGVPTASKVIAFQLPENTLTRLGGQAENYVMDYTKPSKLPQARQDQIRATYTNLVAENKPATLKFRAGDQLGANALALPNNTIILTDELVELSHSDQEIIGVLAHEQAHLLERHSLQQALSSLGFSVLYIAITGDSSDLMTTVPVAIVGAGYSRKFEQKSDLYALKLMHKNQIETSHFANFLQRMSEDAEEDTEQSSWMSALSSHPATAERIKMVRDFEANNPKHIAE, encoded by the coding sequence TTGAAACAAGCTATTTCCATCACTTATTATGACGGGTTGATTTCAAAGCCTCATCAGGCGAGTCTAAGTGCTTTAGACCATGAGCATATCTTGGTGGAATATGAACAAGATGGTGTGGTGAAAAGACACCAATATCATGCCGATCAAATGACCTTATTTGGCACCATTGGTCAGCGTAATCCTGCGATTGAACTGGAAAATGATGCACGGATTGAACTGCACAGCCAGACGCTTCCTAAATGGCTGCCGATTGACCATAAAAGTTTTCACCATAAAGTTTGGCGACTGGAACGCACGCCTTCTCTGATTATTTTTAGTGTGGTATTTGTACTGGCTTTGGGTTTCGCCCTCATCAAGTGGGGTGTACCCACAGCGTCTAAAGTGATTGCGTTTCAACTGCCTGAAAATACCTTGACTCGTTTAGGGGGGCAGGCTGAAAACTATGTCATGGATTATACCAAGCCCAGCAAATTGCCACAGGCGCGTCAAGATCAAATTCGAGCTACTTATACGAATCTCGTGGCAGAAAATAAACCTGCGACCTTGAAGTTTCGTGCAGGCGATCAGCTCGGTGCAAATGCCTTGGCACTGCCGAACAATACGATAATTTTGACCGATGAATTGGTTGAGTTGTCACACAGTGATCAAGAAATTATTGGGGTATTGGCGCATGAGCAAGCACATTTGTTAGAGCGCCACAGCCTACAACAAGCATTGTCCAGTTTAGGGTTTAGTGTGCTGTATATCGCGATTACCGGCGACAGCTCAGATCTCATGACCACTGTTCCGGTTGCGATTGTGGGCGCAGGTTACTCGCGTAAATTCGAACAAAAATCTGATTTATATGCGTTAAAGCTGATGCATAAAAACCAAATCGAAACCTCGCATTTTGCCAATTTCTTACAGCGTATGAGCGAAGATGCAGAAGAAGATACGGAGCAATCCAGTTGGATGAGTGCATTATCGAGTCATCCTGCGACAGCAGAGCGAATCAAAATGGTGCGTGACTTTGAAGCCAACAATCCTAAACACATCGCCGAATAA
- a CDS encoding DUF2218 domain-containing protein, whose protein sequence is MKSSANIATLDAKRIAKRLVNHWKHKFEVAETEDQFSIFMPQATVVMNALTEHLSVQIVTEDTDNTALENVVLDHLNRMAQQEFQADWSHTN, encoded by the coding sequence ATGAAAAGTTCTGCAAACATTGCGACCTTGGATGCCAAGCGCATCGCTAAACGCTTAGTCAATCATTGGAAACATAAGTTTGAAGTGGCAGAAACCGAAGACCAATTCAGTATTTTTATGCCTCAAGCCACTGTGGTGATGAATGCATTAACTGAGCATTTATCCGTTCAGATTGTTACAGAGGATACAGACAATACTGCACTTGAAAATGTGGTTTTAGATCATCTAAATCGTATGGCACAACAAGAATTTCAAGCCGATTGGTCACATACCAATTAA
- the rpe gene encoding ribulose-phosphate 3-epimerase yields MSKPFLIAPSILSADFARLGEEVENVLEAGADVVHFDVMDNHYVPNLTFGAGVCKALKKYGIQAPIDVHLMVSPVDRMIGDFIEAGADIITFHPEASDHIDRSLQLIKAGGAKAGLVFNPATPLHYLDYVLDQVDQILLMSVNPGFGGQKFIPMTLEKLRQARKIIDASGRDIRLEVDGGVTPANIREIAEAGADMFVAGSAIFGQSDYKTVIDEMRLELSKAGSVQV; encoded by the coding sequence ATGTCTAAGCCATTTTTAATCGCACCTTCAATTTTGTCTGCAGATTTTGCCCGTTTAGGTGAAGAAGTTGAAAATGTTCTAGAAGCAGGTGCTGATGTTGTACATTTCGATGTGATGGACAACCACTATGTACCGAACCTGACTTTTGGTGCAGGTGTATGTAAGGCATTAAAAAAATATGGCATTCAAGCGCCGATTGATGTGCATTTGATGGTATCTCCCGTAGATCGCATGATTGGTGATTTTATTGAAGCAGGCGCAGATATTATTACTTTCCACCCAGAAGCATCCGATCATATTGATCGCTCTTTACAGTTGATTAAAGCGGGTGGCGCGAAAGCGGGTTTGGTGTTTAACCCTGCAACGCCTCTTCATTATTTGGATTATGTGCTTGATCAGGTCGATCAAATTTTATTGATGAGTGTCAACCCAGGGTTTGGTGGTCAGAAGTTTATTCCGATGACCTTAGAAAAACTGCGTCAAGCGCGTAAAATTATTGATGCCTCTGGTCGTGATATTCGTTTAGAAGTTGATGGTGGGGTCACACCGGCCAACATTCGTGAAATTGCGGAAGCGGGTGCAGATATGTTCGTGGCAGGTTCTGCGATTTTTGGTCAGTCAGATTATAAAACCGTGATTGATGAGATGCGCCTAGAATTATCTAAAGCTGGTTCAGTTCAAGTTTAA
- the sugE gene encoding quaternary ammonium compound efflux SMR transporter SugE — translation MAWIILLCAGLFEIVWAYSMKMSEGFSKLTPSIITLFFMILSFALLASAMKSLPLGTAYTIWTGIGAVGSFVVGIFILGEPASALRLFAAALILTGLILMKLSST, via the coding sequence ATGGCTTGGATCATCCTTTTATGTGCAGGTCTTTTTGAAATTGTCTGGGCATATTCAATGAAAATGTCTGAAGGTTTCAGCAAACTCACACCCAGTATTATCACCTTATTTTTCATGATTTTAAGTTTCGCCTTACTGGCTAGCGCCATGAAGAGCTTACCTTTAGGAACGGCTTATACCATTTGGACGGGAATTGGTGCGGTCGGCTCCTTTGTCGTTGGGATCTTTATCTTGGGTGAGCCTGCATCTGCACTGCGGTTGTTCGCGGCAGCACTGATCCTAACGGGCCTTATTCTCATGAAACTTTCATCAACTTAA
- a CDS encoding DMT family transporter — MAWMALLLAGIFEIVWAYSMKMSEGFSKLTPSIITLIFMILSFVLLAYAMRTLPLGTAYTIWTGIGAVGSFLLGIFILGEPASAMRMLAAVLIISGLVLMKISS; from the coding sequence ATGGCGTGGATGGCATTATTACTGGCGGGCATATTTGAAATTGTTTGGGCATATTCGATGAAAATGTCTGAAGGCTTTAGCAAATTGACCCCCAGCATCATTACGCTGATTTTTATGATCTTAAGCTTTGTTCTATTGGCGTATGCAATGCGAACTTTACCCTTAGGCACAGCATATACGATTTGGACAGGGATAGGCGCAGTTGGCTCGTTTCTGCTTGGGATCTTTATTTTGGGTGAGCCTGCATCTGCCATGCGGATGCTGGCTGCAGTGCTGATTATTTCGGGTTTGGTATTAATGAAAATATCTTCGTAA
- a CDS encoding methylated-DNA--[protein]-cysteine S-methyltransferase: MRNLKSKEHLALALAFSEMDSPVGQIKLVAHAHALVAVLWQNEKLNRVILPDLVQDDSHPILLMAKQQLNEYFKAQRKAFDVPLDAQGTLFQRQVWQALLTIPFGETRTYQDIAVQIGNPKAVRAVGAANARNPISIIAPCHRVIGSNGGLVGFAGGLENKKILLNLESLKF; the protein is encoded by the coding sequence ATGAGAAATTTGAAATCGAAAGAACATTTGGCTTTAGCGTTGGCTTTTTCAGAGATGGACTCGCCAGTAGGTCAGATAAAATTGGTGGCGCATGCGCATGCTTTGGTTGCCGTCTTATGGCAAAATGAAAAACTGAATCGCGTGATTTTACCTGATCTGGTACAGGATGATTCACATCCAATATTATTGATGGCCAAGCAGCAATTAAACGAATATTTTAAAGCTCAGCGTAAGGCATTTGATGTTCCTTTGGACGCTCAAGGCACACTATTTCAAAGACAAGTCTGGCAAGCCTTACTCACGATTCCATTTGGCGAAACACGTACTTATCAAGACATTGCCGTTCAGATTGGCAATCCGAAGGCAGTACGCGCTGTAGGTGCTGCCAATGCTCGAAATCCGATTTCGATCATTGCGCCCTGTCATCGGGTGATCGGTTCAAACGGTGGTCTAGTGGGTTTTGCAGGAGGACTTGAGAACAAGAAAATTTTATTGAATCTTGAGTCTCTCAAGTTTTAA
- a CDS encoding nuclease-related domain-containing protein: MENMPNQLLSTLFSNLWWVVLIFIGIGLLQFFKPYLKGKFGELAVSTHVKLYLTDDYILLNDCTLPDDRAGTTQIDHILISPYGIFVIETKNYKGWIFGGERQKSWTQQLYKKRYKFQNPLHQNYKHEKVLRTVLEDLVDIKHIHSVIVFMPDCEFKTEMPAKVFKGASWVDYVKGFDTEVISRMRMQRIRLRIEKEVLEKSWKTDRIHIENLKKRKEIS; encoded by the coding sequence ATGGAAAATATGCCTAATCAACTATTGAGTACACTCTTTTCAAACCTTTGGTGGGTGGTTTTGATTTTCATCGGCATTGGATTACTGCAATTTTTTAAGCCGTATTTAAAAGGAAAATTTGGTGAACTTGCAGTTAGCACACACGTTAAATTGTATTTAACAGATGATTATATTTTATTGAATGATTGTACTTTGCCAGATGATCGTGCGGGAACCACGCAAATTGATCATATCCTGATTAGTCCTTATGGTATTTTTGTGATTGAAACCAAAAACTATAAAGGCTGGATTTTTGGTGGGGAGCGTCAGAAAAGTTGGACACAACAGCTTTATAAAAAACGCTATAAGTTTCAAAACCCACTGCATCAAAACTATAAACATGAAAAGGTGCTGCGTACTGTCCTAGAAGACTTGGTCGATATTAAGCATATTCATTCAGTAATCGTATTTATGCCGGATTGTGAGTTTAAAACAGAGATGCCTGCCAAGGTCTTTAAAGGCGCAAGTTGGGTGGATTACGTCAAAGGCTTTGATACAGAAGTCATTAGCCGAATGAGAATGCAACGTATTCGACTACGTATCGAAAAAGAAGTGCTGGAGAAGTCATGGAAAACAGATCGCATTCATATTGAAAACCTCAAAAAGCGTAAAGAAATTTCTTAA
- a CDS encoding hydroxymethylpyrimidine/phosphomethylpyrimidine kinase — protein MRPTVLCFSGLDPSGGAGLQADIEAIGQSGAHAAIACTALTIQNSQQVFGFEATSKQLLLAQANAVVNDLPIKVVKSGMLGTTDNIAALAEFLAEHPDYLYVLDPVLVANSGGSLGNQETLVKAFIELIPLADLITPNTVELRALTGEQDIDIATQKLFEMGAKAVLVKGGHEDTPNYIRNALYQNGDLISETQCPRLEGEYHGSGCSLASFIAGRLAQGDRMQNAVNHAETWLFGVLKKADIPVAGGQRIPKRF, from the coding sequence GTGCGCCCTACTGTACTTTGCTTTTCGGGTTTAGACCCATCTGGTGGTGCTGGCTTACAGGCGGATATTGAAGCCATTGGTCAAAGTGGTGCACATGCTGCCATTGCGTGTACTGCGCTCACCATTCAAAACTCACAACAGGTTTTTGGTTTTGAAGCCACTTCAAAACAACTATTGCTTGCGCAAGCCAATGCCGTGGTGAATGATTTGCCGATTAAAGTGGTGAAGTCTGGCATGCTGGGTACCACCGACAACATTGCCGCTTTAGCTGAGTTCTTAGCTGAACACCCTGATTATCTGTATGTGCTCGATCCAGTATTGGTGGCCAACAGTGGTGGCTCACTGGGCAATCAAGAAACTCTAGTCAAAGCCTTTATTGAACTGATTCCTCTTGCAGATTTAATCACGCCCAACACTGTAGAACTGCGTGCTTTAACAGGTGAGCAAGATATTGATATTGCAACCCAAAAATTATTTGAGATGGGTGCTAAAGCCGTACTGGTCAAAGGTGGTCATGAAGACACGCCTAACTATATTCGTAATGCTTTATATCAAAATGGTGACCTAATTTCAGAGACCCAATGTCCACGACTTGAGGGCGAATATCATGGCTCGGGTTGTTCATTGGCGAGTTTTATTGCAGGACGACTTGCCCAAGGCGATCGTATGCAAAATGCGGTGAATCACGCAGAAACGTGGTTATTTGGCGTGTTAAAAAAAGCAGATATTCCAGTTGCAGGCGGTCAAAGAATTCCAAAACGCTTCTAA
- a CDS encoding HAD-IA family hydrolase, with the protein MIKNILIDLDGTLTDPKVGITTSARYGLNKVGHPIPESENIDWIIGPPLKASLAKLLNVEVTDVLAEQALLGYRERFAVTGLFENHVFEDVKETLEALKNQGYRLFLATAKPEVYARQILDHFNLLEYFEYPYGSELNGDRTNKGDLIAYILEKEQLESDECLMVGDREHDIFGARRHDIETIAVEYGYGSDAELTAAQPKARITKFSDLLQHLG; encoded by the coding sequence GTGATTAAGAACATATTAATCGATCTCGATGGGACGTTAACTGACCCCAAAGTGGGGATCACCACCTCTGCACGTTATGGTTTAAATAAGGTAGGTCATCCGATTCCTGAATCTGAAAATATAGATTGGATTATTGGTCCACCGCTCAAAGCATCCCTAGCCAAATTGCTCAATGTGGAAGTGACTGACGTTTTAGCAGAGCAAGCGCTGCTTGGATATCGTGAACGTTTTGCGGTGACTGGTTTGTTTGAAAATCATGTATTTGAAGATGTGAAAGAAACGCTCGAAGCGCTTAAAAATCAAGGCTATCGTTTATTTTTAGCGACGGCAAAACCTGAAGTCTATGCACGTCAAATTTTGGATCATTTCAACTTACTTGAATATTTTGAATATCCTTATGGGAGTGAATTAAACGGTGATCGAACCAATAAAGGCGATTTGATTGCGTATATTTTGGAAAAAGAACAGCTTGAATCTGACGAGTGCTTAATGGTTGGTGACCGTGAACATGATATTTTCGGGGCACGCCGTCATGATATAGAAACCATTGCCGTTGAATATGGTTATGGTTCGGATGCAGAGCTCACAGCAGCTCAGCCAAAAGCACGAATTACCAAATTTTCAGATTTGCTGCAACATCTGGGTTAA
- a CDS encoding Lrp/AsnC ligand binding domain-containing protein — MRKLDRIDHQILNILQTDGRIAISELAARVNLSTTPCSERVKRLERDGIIMGYYARLNPELVDRNLLVFLEIKLSAKSGDVFDQVARDLVEIPEVLECHLISGEFDYLVKARLKEMSAYRRLLGDLLKKLPSSASSHSYIVMEEVKETLYLDLQ; from the coding sequence GTGCGTAAATTAGACCGTATTGATCATCAAATTTTAAATATCCTGCAAACAGATGGACGTATTGCGATTAGTGAATTGGCGGCTCGGGTCAATTTGTCCACCACTCCCTGCTCTGAACGGGTGAAACGTTTAGAACGTGATGGCATTATCATGGGCTATTACGCCCGCTTAAACCCTGAGCTGGTCGATCGAAATTTATTGGTATTTTTAGAAATTAAATTATCGGCCAAATCCGGGGATGTCTTTGATCAGGTTGCCCGTGATTTAGTCGAAATTCCTGAGGTTTTGGAGTGTCATCTCATCTCAGGCGAATTTGATTATTTGGTGAAAGCTCGCTTAAAAGAAATGAGTGCTTACCGACGCTTGCTTGGAGATTTATTGAAAAAACTCCCTTCATCTGCGTCTTCCCACAGTTATATCGTGATGGAAGAAGTCAAAGAAACCTTATATCTCGATTTGCAATAA
- a CDS encoding D-amino acid dehydrogenase produces the protein MRVIVLGSGVIGVASAYYLAQQGATVTVLDRQAGPAEETSFGNAGQISPGYSTPWAAPGIPFKAVKWMFQHHAPLAINMDGSMWQLQWMAQMLKNCNSNSYAINKERMTRVAEYSRDCLRELRKETGISYENRSKGTLQVFRNEAQLDAVQRDIQVLKECGVEHQLLLKDDLAKVEPALEFAKDKLVGGLHLPNDETGDCYMFTNALANIAKEMGVDFKFNQNVEKLVLEGDEIKGVVVNGKVLTADRYVLAFGSYSRDFLKPLNLDLPVYPVKGYSLTIPIVDAAFAPQSTVLDETYKIAITRFDQRIRVGGMAELSGFNHGLNMDRRATLEMVTQDLFPGGDMQQASFWTGLRPMTPDSTPIIGATRFSNLFLNTGHGTLGWTMACGSGKLISDLVMNHKTDINTEGLSIQRYPNAA, from the coding sequence ATGCGCGTAATCGTATTGGGTAGTGGTGTTATTGGAGTGGCAAGTGCGTACTACCTCGCACAACAAGGTGCAACGGTTACCGTATTGGACCGTCAAGCGGGTCCTGCTGAAGAAACCAGTTTTGGTAATGCAGGTCAAATCTCGCCGGGTTATTCAACGCCGTGGGCAGCACCGGGCATACCTTTTAAAGCAGTGAAATGGATGTTTCAGCATCATGCGCCTTTGGCCATTAATATGGACGGTAGCATGTGGCAGTTACAGTGGATGGCACAAATGCTAAAAAACTGTAATTCGAATAGCTATGCGATTAACAAAGAACGTATGACACGTGTGGCTGAATACAGCCGTGATTGTTTACGTGAGCTGCGTAAAGAAACAGGCATCAGCTATGAAAACCGCTCAAAAGGGACTTTACAAGTATTTCGTAATGAGGCCCAACTCGATGCGGTACAACGTGATATTCAAGTGCTCAAAGAATGTGGTGTAGAGCATCAACTCTTACTCAAAGATGACTTAGCCAAAGTTGAACCTGCGCTCGAGTTCGCCAAAGATAAATTGGTCGGTGGATTACATTTGCCGAATGATGAAACGGGTGATTGTTATATGTTCACCAATGCTTTAGCGAACATCGCAAAAGAGATGGGTGTAGACTTTAAATTCAACCAAAATGTTGAAAAATTAGTGCTTGAAGGCGATGAAATTAAAGGCGTTGTGGTCAATGGTAAAGTCTTGACCGCAGATCGCTATGTTTTGGCATTTGGTAGTTATTCACGTGATTTCTTAAAACCACTGAACTTAGATTTGCCTGTCTATCCTGTGAAAGGTTACTCGCTCACTATTCCAATTGTAGATGCTGCCTTTGCACCGCAGTCTACAGTTTTGGATGAAACCTACAAGATTGCGATTACCCGTTTTGATCAACGGATTCGTGTCGGTGGTATGGCAGAACTCAGTGGTTTTAACCATGGTTTAAATATGGACCGCCGTGCAACTTTAGAAATGGTCACCCAAGATCTATTCCCAGGCGGTGATATGCAACAAGCCAGCTTCTGGACAGGTCTACGTCCGATGACCCCGGACAGTACGCCAATTATTGGTGCAACGCGTTTTAGTAATTTGTTCTTAAATACCGGTCATGGCACGTTGGGTTGGACCATGGCATGCGGTTCAGGCAAATTGATCAGTGATTTGGTGATGAACCATAAAACCGATATCAATACCGAAGGTTTATCCATTCAGCGTTATCCGAATGCCGCATAA
- the alr gene encoding alanine racemase translates to MSRPITAIIHSNALSYNLSVARQATPDREVFAVVKANAYGHGIERVFEAFQSADGFALLDIAEARRLRDLGWTGKILLLEGLFQADELEACSELQLDFTVHNDAQIEWLDAFSQRNASMSSSFHVFLKMNSGMNRLGFRPEAYRAAWHRLSTISCVESITHMTHFSDADGERLGESGVDYQVKTFESTIAGLTGTRSISNSAAILRYQTQLNSDYVRSGIMLYGSSPDYPAHTIQDWGLQPTMSLRSEIIAIQQIEAEQSVGYGSRFVAQHPMRIGVVACGYADGYQRTTQTGTPVLVDSQKTQILGRVSMDMLTVDLTHLPDVHIGSEVVLWGQSSQGVVLPVDEVAAGSGTVGYELMCGVTARVAFQIEQST, encoded by the coding sequence ATGTCTCGCCCCATTACTGCAATCATCCACTCAAACGCATTAAGCTATAATTTATCGGTGGCGCGTCAAGCAACGCCTGATCGTGAGGTTTTTGCAGTGGTCAAAGCCAATGCCTATGGACACGGGATTGAACGGGTATTTGAGGCATTTCAATCTGCCGATGGTTTTGCATTATTAGATATTGCAGAAGCACGTCGACTACGAGATTTGGGCTGGACAGGCAAAATTTTGTTGCTCGAAGGTTTATTTCAGGCGGATGAGTTAGAAGCGTGTTCTGAGTTACAGCTCGATTTTACCGTTCACAACGATGCTCAAATTGAATGGTTAGACGCATTTTCTCAGCGCAATGCATCCATGTCTTCATCATTTCATGTGTTTTTAAAAATGAACAGCGGTATGAACCGTTTGGGGTTTCGCCCTGAAGCCTATCGCGCTGCATGGCATCGACTCTCGACTATTTCATGCGTTGAATCCATTACTCATATGACCCATTTTTCTGATGCTGATGGTGAGCGCTTAGGCGAGTCGGGTGTGGATTATCAAGTCAAAACCTTTGAGTCAACCATTGCTGGACTTACAGGTACACGCTCGATTAGCAACAGTGCCGCAATACTCAGATATCAAACTCAGTTAAACTCTGATTATGTACGTAGTGGTATTATGCTCTACGGCAGCTCTCCAGATTATCCAGCACATACTATTCAAGATTGGGGGCTTCAGCCTACCATGTCGCTTCGCAGTGAAATTATTGCCATTCAACAGATCGAGGCTGAACAAAGTGTAGGCTATGGTTCACGCTTTGTGGCTCAGCACCCCATGCGTATAGGTGTGGTGGCGTGCGGTTATGCAGACGGTTATCAGCGCACAACCCAAACAGGCACACCCGTGTTAGTCGATTCACAAAAAACCCAAATATTGGGTCGCGTTAGTATGGATATGCTAACAGTGGATTTAACCCATTTACCAGATGTTCATATTGGCAGTGAAGTGGTGCTGTGGGGGCAGTCGTCTCAAGGCGTTGTATTGCCCGTAGATGAGGTCGCAGCAGGTTCAGGAACGGTGGGTTATGAGTTGATGTGCGGTGTCACGGCACGGGTAGCGTTTCAAATCGAGCAATCAACTTAG
- a CDS encoding RidA family protein: MSHADIEKINSTAVMSAVTVFNKTVYLSGQVPKLTENDIELQTKDVLATIDALLAQAGTDKSRLLSAQLFVKNLDDFQKVNALWIEWMQGCVPPSRATIQADLVNPAWLIEIAVIAAQE, from the coding sequence ATGTCACATGCAGATATTGAAAAGATCAACAGCACCGCAGTCATGAGCGCGGTGACAGTATTTAATAAAACCGTTTATTTATCAGGGCAGGTGCCAAAGCTCACTGAAAATGATATTGAACTACAAACCAAAGATGTACTTGCCACCATTGATGCTTTATTGGCACAAGCGGGGACAGATAAATCTCGACTACTCTCCGCGCAGCTGTTTGTAAAAAACTTGGATGATTTCCAAAAAGTAAATGCGCTTTGGATCGAGTGGATGCAAGGCTGCGTTCCGCCATCTCGTGCAACCATTCAAGCCGATTTGGTCAATCCAGCATGGCTGATTGAAATTGCAGTGATTGCGGCACAAGAATAA
- a CDS encoding amino acid permease, which yields MTTTNNFDEPSSPNELQRKLSNRHLQLIAIGGAIGTGLFMGSGKTISLAGPSIIIIYMMIGAMFFFLMRALGEILLSNLHYKSFIDMAHDLIGPGAGYYIGWSYWLGWILVGIADLAAIINYLSFWLPPDQMFTPMGQAAISVGCVLFILAINLVTVKLFGEIEFWFALVKILAIVGLIFVGGFMVFTSFQTPTGSVASFSNIWAHGGLFPKGAMGFLAGFQIAMFAFVGVELLGTMAAETKDPEKNLPKAVNAIPTRIIIFYVLSLVMIMSVTPWIDIPADQSPFVSLFLYAGIPTSAIIMNMVVLSSVMSSMNSGVFSTSRMLFGLARDGQAPQALAKLSSRAVPAQGLIFSCAFIMFGAAFQYFVPNTMEAFTLASSLCVILFISIWAIIMVCYLRYRKLRPELHEKSTFKMPGGIWMSYVVLAFLLFALVILSLEPDTLKALMISPLWLILLAITYRVLYKPRIKKRHH from the coding sequence ATGACAACAACAAACAATTTTGATGAACCTTCATCTCCCAATGAGTTACAGCGAAAATTGTCCAATCGCCATTTGCAGTTAATCGCCATTGGTGGTGCTATTGGTACGGGTTTATTTATGGGCTCAGGGAAAACCATTTCCTTGGCCGGACCTTCAATCATTATTATTTATATGATGATTGGTGCAATGTTTTTCTTCTTAATGCGCGCATTAGGTGAAATTTTGCTGTCTAACCTACACTACAAATCCTTCATTGATATGGCGCATGATTTGATTGGTCCGGGTGCGGGCTATTATATCGGATGGTCATATTGGTTGGGCTGGATTTTGGTCGGTATCGCGGACTTGGCTGCTATTATCAATTATTTAAGTTTTTGGTTACCGCCAGATCAGATGTTTACCCCGATGGGGCAAGCCGCCATCAGCGTGGGCTGTGTTCTGTTTATCTTGGCAATTAACCTCGTAACAGTAAAACTGTTTGGTGAGATTGAATTTTGGTTTGCACTGGTCAAAATTTTAGCCATTGTTGGGCTGATTTTTGTGGGTGGCTTCATGGTCTTTACCAGTTTCCAAACCCCAACAGGTTCGGTGGCAAGTTTCAGTAATATCTGGGCACATGGTGGGCTCTTTCCAAAAGGTGCGATGGGCTTTTTAGCCGGGTTTCAAATCGCAATGTTTGCCTTTGTGGGGGTTGAGCTTTTGGGGACGATGGCAGCTGAAACTAAAGACCCTGAAAAGAACTTGCCTAAAGCAGTCAATGCCATTCCAACACGAATTATCATTTTCTATGTGTTGTCACTGGTCATGATTATGTCTGTGACGCCGTGGATTGATATTCCTGCGGATCAAAGTCCCTTTGTAAGCTTGTTCTTATACGCGGGTATTCCAACCTCAGCAATTATTATGAACATGGTGGTGTTGTCATCGGTCATGTCCTCTATGAACAGTGGCGTGTTCTCCACCAGTCGTATGTTGTTTGGTTTGGCACGAGACGGTCAAGCACCGCAAGCCTTGGCGAAACTTTCAAGTCGTGCAGTACCTGCACAAGGTTTAATTTTCTCTTGCGCATTTATCATGTTTGGTGCGGCATTTCAGTACTTCGTGCCGAATACGATGGAAGCCTTTACTTTGGCCAGTTCACTGTGCGTGATCCTGTTCATTAGTATTTGGGCGATTATTATGGTGTGCTACTTACGCTACCGTAAACTGCGTCCTGAACTGCATGAAAAATCGACCTTTAAAATGCCAGGCGGTATTTGGATGTCCTATGTCGTATTGGCATTCTTATTGTTTGCGCTGGTGATTTTGAGTTTAGAGCCAGATACGCTTAAAGCCTTGATGATTAGTCCATTGTGGTTGATCTTATTGGCGATAACCTATCGTGTGCTGTATAAACCAAGAATAAAAAAACGTCATCACTAA